The genomic window CTGCCGTTGCTGCGCTGGCCGCTGTTGTTCGTGACCGCGTACCAGACGCTGTCGCTGCTGACGTCGTACGAGTACATTCTCATTCTCACGCAAGGCGGGCCGTTTTTTGCCACCACCGTCTGGGCGCTCTACGCCTACAACCAAGCCTTCGGCGGTTATTTCGCCAACTACCAGTTCGGCTACGGAGCCGCGCTCTCCGTCGTGCTGGTGGTGCTGGGCGCGCTGGCGTCCGTCGTCTACTGGCGCGTGTTCCGTTTCCGGGAGATGATGGCCGAACCGAAGATCGAGGTGGATTGACATGAAAAGCACAGCGGAGCAAGCCTGCGCCGCGCGCCGGCGGTTTGCCGTCTCACCAAGCGTGGCAGCGCGGGAACGGCGCAAGAAAGCTCTCGCGGCGTTCTTGCTGTACGCGTTTCTCATCGTCACGGTCTTGCCCATCGTCGCGGGCTACGGGTGGCTCTTGCTCAACTCGTTCAGCACCACGCTGGTCCACGGCGTGCTGCCCGAGCAGCTGACCTTGAAAAACTGGCGCTTTCTCGTCGAGCCGCCGTCCCGGTTCTATCCCGACCTTTGGCGCACTACGTGGAATACGCTGGCCCTCGCTGTCGGGACGACGGTCACCGTCGTGGCCGTGGCCACGCCCGCGGCTTACGCGCTATCACGGCTCAAATTTCCCGGGCGCGGCGCGGTGCTGGGGCTGACGCTGGTGCTGCACGCGTTCCCCGGCGTGACGCTGCTCATCGCGACGTATTACGTGCTGCGCGTCCTGGGGCTGCTCAACAGCATCGCCGGCGTCTTCCTGGTGAAGGCGGCGCTGATGCTGCCGCTGGCCATCTGGGTGCTGAAGGGGTTTTACGACAACATTCCCTGGGACGTGGAGATGTCGGCGCTCATCGACGGCGCGAGCCGCTTTCAAGCTTGGCTTCGAGTGATGCTGCCGCAAGTGACGCCGGGCATCGCGTCGGTGGCCATCTTATCGTTCCTCTACGGCTGGTCCGAGTACATCTACGTGATCACATTCATCCAGGACAAAGAAGCGTGGACGCTGGCCAGCTACATCAACACCATCGTGGGCGACTTCCGGTCCCTGGATTACGGGCTGCTCTCGGCCACCGCGCTGTTTTACATCGCGCCGGTGCTGCTGTTTTTCCTGGTCGCGCAAAAGTACCTGCTGAAAGCCGCCGCCGGCGGCAGCAAAGGGGGGATGTGACATGGCTGAGATTCGCCTGCGGGGCTTGACGAAGAAGTTCGGCAACGTCACCGCGGTGGACGGCATTGACCTGGAGATCCGCGAGGGCGAGCTTTTGGCGCTGCTCGGCCCTTCGGGATGCGGGAAGACCACGTGCCTGCTCATGCTGGCGGGCATCTACAAGCCGACCGCCGGAGAAATTCTGTTCGACGACGTGGTCGTCAACGACGTGCCGCCCAAGGCGCGCAACGTGGGACTCGTGTTTCAGAGCTACGCCTTGTATCCGCACATGACGGTGTACGACAACATCGCCTTTCCGCTGCGGCTGCGGGGGCTGCCGAAGAGCGAAATCGACCGCCGGGTGCGGGACGTCGCGAAGCTGGTGCAAATCGACGATCTGCTGGACCGGCGCCCGGGGCAGCTGTCGGGCGGCCAGCAGCAGCGGGTCGCGCTTTGCCGGGCGCTGGTGCGGGAGCCGGCCGTGCTCTTGCTGGATGAACCGCTGAGCAATCTGGACGCCCGGCTGCGCATTGAGACCCGGAGCGAAATCAAGCGGTTGCAGGCCGAACTGGGCATCACGACGGTGCTGGTGACCCACGACCAAATCGAGGCGATGACGATGGCGGATCGCATCGCGGTCATGCGGGCGGGCCGCATCGAGCAGCTGAGCGAGCCGGAGGAGCTGTACGCGCGGCCGGCCAACGTGTTCGTGGCGTCGTTTATCGGCGATCCGCCCATGAACTTGCTGCGGCTTGAATGGATGGTCTCGGAGGGGCGGCCGCGGCTCGTCAGCGCCGGGGGATTTGTGTTGCCTTTGCCGGCGCGCTTTCGCCGCGCGCTGGAGCGGGCAAGCGGCCGGCGCGTGGTGCTGGGCATCCGGCCCGAGCACGTGGAGGTGGCGCCGGAGCCCGGCGACGGCGCACTGCGGGGAACGGTGCAGATGACGGAAGTGCTGGGGCGAGACGTGCTGGTGACCGTCCGCTGCCGCGACCAGGTGATCCGGGCCCTCGTCCCGGGCCGCAGCCGCTTCGCGGCGGGGCACGCCGTGTGGATCAAGTTGCCCCCGGCTGCGTTGCATTTGTTCGACGCGGAGACCGAACGAAGGCTGGAGGAAGAAGAGGGGGCGGCTTCGGACCTGGCCGTGGCCGGGCAGGCGCAGGGAGCTTGACGGCGCCGCGGCGGACCGCCGTCAGGGGGCCAGCCGCTCACGACGTTTCCCGCTTGGACCGGGGCGCCTTCGGGGCGCGGCGGGCCCGCACCCGCTCGCGCCCGTTGCGCAGCAACGCGCCCAGCCGCCGCAGCGCGCCGCGGGGCGCCGCTTTTGGCGGGTGGGCGGCGGTTTCCGGCTCCAGCAGAGGCAGCAGCGCCTCCACGACGGGCTTGGCGTCGGCGTAGCCCAACGCCATGCGCTGCCGGATGCTTTCCTGCGCAAAGTCGAAGGTGCCGCGGGCGCCGCCCAGGAAGCGGCCCGGCGAGATTTCGACGATGCGCGCGTTGGGGAAGCGGCCGGCGTTGATCTTTTGCGTCTGCTCGGTGTACACGACGAGAATCAAGTCGCAGCCGTAGTCGTAGACGGGCTTGACGGGCGTCTTTTCAGCGGGAAAGCCGATGCCCCCGTCGACGTACTCGAAGCCGTCGATCATCTCCGCGCCGAAGACGAACGGGATGGCGGAAGAGGCTAGTAGGTAGGAGCGAATGCGCTCGGGCGGCTCGTAATTGAGGCGGAAATACTTGACCGGTCCGGCCGCGGCGAAATCCCACGGAGACGAGGGCACGAAGGCGGGATTCAGCCGGCGGCAGGCGACCCAGGCGGCGACGGGAGACTTGGAGACGGCCTCGAGGTCCAGGAACTGATCGATGAGTTCGTTGAGGCCGCTGCGGCTGAAAAGCCCGACGCGGCTAAGCTCGTGCAGCCACCCGCGCGGGGCGGCGTAAAACCGCTCCAGGAGCTGGCGCAGCGTCCGTTTCGGATCCCACGTCAGCGCCTGGTGCGGCTGCACGGACAACCACGCCTGCTCGGCGCGAGGGAGGTCGCCCTGCAGAAAGAGGGCGGCGTTGAGGGCGCCGATGGAGGTGCCCGCCACAGCGCACACGCGGCGGTCCAGCCCGGCTTCCCGCATGGCTTTCCAGACGCCGATTTGATACGCTCCCCGCGCTCCGCCGCCCGACAGCACGAGCCCGAGCTTCTTGTACTTGTCCGTTTCGGCGGAGGCGCCGCTTTCCGGCGCCGGCCGCTGCGCGTTGCCGCCCGTTTCGTCCGCCACCGCCGCGCACCTCGCCTTTCCCGCTGCCAACTCTAGCATAGCCTACGCGGCGGTCCTCTTCCATCCGCGACCGGAGCTAGGGCCGCCGGCCCGGTGCTAGAGCTGGAAGCGGCGCACGCTCGCCTGCAGGTCGGCGGCCAGCCGGTTCAGACGCTCGGCGGAGGCGGCCACTTGCTCCGCGGCCGCGCTCACCTCTTCGATAGCCGACGCCACTTCCTCCGAGCCGGCGGCGTTGCTTTCGGCCGCCGCGGCCGTCTGCTGCGCCGCCGCGGCCATCTCTTCCGCGCCGGCCGCCATGTCCCGGCTCGCGGCCACGTTGTCCGCCGCGGACCGTGCGATGGACTCCAGCGCTTGTGCCACCCGCTCGCCGTTGGCCCGCACCGCGTCGGCCATATCCGCCAAGCCCAGCACGCCTTGGACGCTCTTCTCCACCGTGGCCAGGATATCGCTGAGCGCCTGCCCGGCCTCGCCCGCCAGCGCCACTCCGTCGTCGACCTGGCGCGTCACCTGTTCCATGGCGACCGCCGCCTGGTCCACCCGGCTCTGGATGTCGGCAATGACCCGGCTGATCTCTTTCGCCGACTCGGCCGAACGGGCCGCCAGGGTACGCACTTCGTCCGCGACCACCGCAAAGCCCCGGCCGTGTTCTCCCGCCCGCGCCGCCTCGATGGCCGCGTTCAGCGCCAGCAGGTTCGTCTGGTCCGTGATGGCGGCGATGAGCTGCGAAATCTCCCCGATTTTCGCCGACAGCCGGTGCAGCTGCCGCACCTCGGCCGCCGTGCGCTCGATGACTTCCCGGATGTTTTGCATGGACCCGACGGTGCGGTGAATGACGTCGGCGCCTTCCTGGGCCGTTTGGGACGCTTGCTTGGCCTCGGCGGCCAAAAGGTCCGCCCGGTGCGCCATCGTCTGGGCCGCTTGGGTCATTTCCTCGGCCAGCTGCGCCGCGGCCGCCACGTCGGCCGACGTCCGGCGCGCCTGCTCGGCCAGGCGGCGGATGGCGTCCTGCAGGCGCCGGGCCGCTTCACGGCTAGTTTCGGCGACGCGCGCCTGCCGGGCGGCTTCGGCGGCCAGCTCGGAAACCACTTGGGTGGCGGCTTCGGCGGCCTGGGCCGACTGGCTCGAGGCGGCCGCGAGCTGGTCGGCCGCGGCGCCCACGGCGCGGGACGTGTCGACGACCCCGAAAATCAGGTCGCGCAGCGTCGCCGTTGTTTCGTAAACGGCCGCCATGACGCGGTGGATTTCGTCTCGGCCGCGGCCGGAGGGCTTCTCGGCGCGCAGGTCGCCCCGGGCCAGGCGGTAGGCGGCTTCCTCCAGGCTGCGGAGGCTGCTGATGGCCGACTCGGCGAAAGCGCCCAGCAGGTACGCGGTCAAGGCCAAGCTGCCGATGACGGTGGGGAGGAGGACGCGCTGGAAGGCCGCGATGTCCTCGTGCCGGTCCGCCAAGCGCTGGGTGAGGTGGCCGGCGACGGCCCGGTGCACGGCGTAAATGGCGTCGATGGCGCGACTGGCGCGTTGGAACACCTGCTCGCTGGAAACGGTGAGCACTTCCGAGTGGAGCATGGGCTCCCAGAACTGGGTCCGCAGTTCGGTGACGGCCAGAAGGCCGTTGGTCGTCGGCCGCTCCAGCCGCTCGCGCAAGTAGTCGTCGGCCTGGAACATGCGCGCTAGGCTGTTGCGGGTGCGCTGCACGGCCTGCTCGACGTTTTCCATCAGCGCGTACAGCTCCATGCGGTCCTCGTCCAGGGCTTGCCGGCGGGCGGCCGCGCCTACGCCGATGGCCCGCTGGCGGGCCATGTATTCGACCAGATGCGGAAACGTGTCGGTGGCGGCCACGACCAAGAAGTGCGTGTCCGGCCGCGAATCCAGCGTCAAATACGCGTCGTCGGCCGTCTGCGCGAGCAGTTCCAGCAGCGCGTCGATCAGCTCGGTGTGGCGCTTGAACGATTCGGCCGCGGTCAGGCCTTCGAAGTCGGCCAGGAGCCCGTACCAGCCGCGGCGGATGTCGTCCCAAGCGTCCAAGCTGGGCAGGTGGGCTCGATGGGCGGCCGCCAGCTCGTCCAGGACGGCCACGGCCTGCTCCGCAGCGGTGCGCGCGGCGGTCAGCCGCACCGACGCCAGCGCTTGCCCGTTCAGGTACTGCTCCGCCGCGTCGCGGTGTTGCTGGACGATGCGCATGAAGTCCATGACGGGCACGATGATTTCGGCCCCGCGCATCTCCCGCTCGACCGTTGCCAGTTCCGCGCGGAGGGCGGACAAGTACGTGTGGACGAAGAACGCCAGCGGCAGCGCGACGACGGCCAGGCACAAAAGCAGCTTTTGCCGGAAGGAAAGGCGGTTCATGAGCAGCTCGCCGGGACGGAGAAACGACCGCACGGTCACCGCAACCAACCTCCGTCGTAAAGGTGCCTGACATTTCCAAATATCGGCTCAGCGGCAAAGTCCGTTGAGGGTGAGGTCCAGCGGCCGCCCGGCAACTTCGACATGGCGAAAGAATGCGCAGGAATCGTGCAGAAAACCTTGCCGCTGCAGCGAAATGCGCGAGAAGATGCGGCGCGAAAAACGGCGGGACCGCGCAAGGCGCGTCCCGCCGCGAGGGTTTCCATGCGCCGCCAAACCGTTCCGCAAAGCGGTCAGCAATCGAAGTCGGGAATCGGCTCGGGGCGCCCGAGGTAATAGCCTTGGCCGAAATCGGCGCCCACTTCGCACAAAATCGCCAGCGTTTCCTCGTCGGGGACGAACTCCGCCACCGTCTGCTTGCCGAGGGCTTGGGCGCTGGCGACGATGGTCTTGACCAGCTGCCGGCTGACGGGGTCGCTGCGCAGGTCGCGGATGAAACTGCCGTCGATCTTCAGATAGTGCACGGGCAGCCGCCGCAAGACCCCGATGCCGGTGAAACCCGCGCCGAAGTCGTCCAGCGCGAAGCGAAAGCCCAGCTCCTCCAGGCTGTGCATGAAGGCCAACGCTTTCTCCAAGTCATCGATGGCGGCCGTTTCGGTCACTTCGAACACGATGCGCCGCGGGTCGATGCCGGTGGCTTCCAGCTGCTGCCGGATGAAGTCGACCAGGGCCAAATCGGACAAGGTGCGGCGGGAGATGTTGATGTGCAGGGCGATGTTGGGGTCGTCCAGTTCGCTCCAGTCAGCCAGCAGCTGAAACGCCTTGCGGATGACCCACCGATCCAGCTCGCAGATGAGGCCGCTGCGCTCGCAGGCGGGCAGGAATTCGCCGGGCATGATGAGCTCTCCGGCGGGGCCTTGCATGCGGATCAGCAGCTCCCACGCCACCACCTGGCGCGTCTTCACGTCGACGACCGCCTGCCGGTACAAGACGAACCGGTTGTCGCGCAGCGCCTCGCGGCAGAGGCGCACCCACTCGTCCGCGCCCATCCCCGGCAGGCCCGCTTGCAAATTTTTGCACGCACGACGGCCGCCGAGGTCCGCCTCACCAGCGCGGTCTTGGCGGGAAGAAAAATCGTCTTGTTCTCTGGGTGCGGCGGCGCTCCCTGCCTCGACAGGCTTGTCGAACGCCGCGCTGGCGGCGGGCTGGAAGGCGATGAGCGCTCCGGCATCCGGGCCGTCGCTGGGCCACGGCACGGCGTTGAAGCGCACGGCCAGCGGCTCGCCGCTCCGGCGGCGCAGCCAGCCGGACAGGCCTAGCTGCGGCTGCCCCGCGGTCCACGCACGCTCCAGCGAGACGGCGATACGCTGTTCGAGGAGAAAAAAATCCAGCACCGGGCGCCCCAGCAGTTCGTCTAGGCTGTGCCCGAGCAGCGAGGATGCGTTTTGGTTGGCGTGGGTGACGCGCCCTAGGGCGTCGACGGCGAGAATCCCGTCGTGGGAAGCGTCGGCGAAGACGCGGAGCCAGTGTATCGACAAACGCGGTCAGCCTCCTTGGACGCCCGGACAAACAAAGTCTATTAAATTCGACGGCTTCTTTCAATGACCGCAACCGATGTCTATATTATCGGGATCGTATAAACAAAAACGTGCCGGCGACGGTTGTTGCAGGATGGCTCGCCTTTGTTTCGAATTTACAAAGTTCAATGTTTTTCTTTCGACAGGTGCCCGAACAACAGGCCCGGGAGGAATGGGAGTGCAGACGAAGCCGCCTGGCGTGTTGAGCGCGGACGTGCTGGAGTGGCTGTCTTCGCTGAGCGGGGCGGTGCTGTCCGCGCCGGACGAAGAGGAGTTTTGGCGGGAAGTGGCCGGTAGGCTGCGGGGCTGCGGCGGAGCGGACGTCGTCGCCGTCAACGTCCTGGAGCAGTTCATTCAGACGCGCGCCGTGGCGACGGAAGACGGCGTCGAAACGTTTTCGCCCGGCGAGCTGTGGGAGCCGTTCACTGACGACGATGAGCGCCTGTGGCTGGACACCGACGGCGACTGGTGCCGGGACGTGGCTGCGTGCAGGCTCCTCAAGCCGCGCCTGCGGGCCCGCCTGTTGGAGCTCGGCGTCGGGGCGGCGTACGTGGTCACAGGCAAGCGTAGCGGCGAGCTGTGGGGCCAGCTCGTGTTCGGGTGGAAGCGCGCGCCGGAGCTGTGCAAGGAAGAGCGGCGGCTTCTGCAGCGGGTCGGCGAATACGTCGTCCAGCAGTTCGCGCTCTTCAACATCCGCAAGGGGGCGGAGCTGGACCCGCTGACCGGGCTGCTGAACTGGTACGGGCTCAAGCGGCGCTGGGACGCCTTGGACGCCCGCAGCGGCGCCGTTCTGTTCGTGGACGTGGAAAGCTTTCGCGCCGTGGTGCAGCAGCGCGGGCGGCTGGCGGGCGAAGACCTGGTGCGGGAGACGGCGCGCCTGCTGCGCCGGGAGGCGGGTCCGGCGGCCTTCATCGCACGGGTGAGCGAGGACACCTTTGCGGCGCTGCTGCCCGGAGCGTGCCGCGACGACGCGCAGCGGCTGGCGCGCGCCGTGAAGGCGGGCGTGGAGCGGCTGGGCGACCGATGGCCTCCGCCTCGTCCCTACCTGACGGTGGGCGCGGCGTTTTGGCCCCAAGAAGGCCGCGACTTGCGCAAGCTCATCGAGAAGGCCGAGTCCCGGACGTACGCCCGCAAGCGAACGCGGCTGTGGCTGACGATGTCGACCAATTACGACGCGGCCCAAGGTCGCTTGCCCCGGGGCTTTTTGGCCGGGTGGCTGGCGGCGTCGGCCGACGGCATCGTGGTGACGGACGCCGACCTGAAGGTGCTGTACGTCAACCCGGCCTTCGAGGAGATGACGGGCTACACGCTGCAAGAGTGGCTGGGCAAGACGCCCAGCTTCGTCTCGTCCGGCAAAACCCCGCTGCGGGTTTATCAGGATATGTGGAATACGCTCAACACCCGGGGGTCGTGGTCCGGTCAGGTCGTCAACCGCCACCGCTCGGGCCGCGAGTGGATGTCCTACGTGACCATCACGCGCATCTTGGACCGCACGGGGCGGCCCGTCGGCTACATCGGCGTCGCCCGCAACGTGACGGACCTGCCAAGCGATCCGGCCGTGCAGGTACCCTCCTGGGAGGTCTTCGAAGACGTGTTCACCAAGGAAACGCTCGCCTACGCGCTGGCGCGGGCGGCGCAGCTGCATGATGTGGAATCGGGCCAGCACCTGGAGCGGGTGCGGGAGTTCACGCGCCTTCTGGTCACGGCCGCCGCGGCGCAGGGCATGGAGGAGTTCCAATCCTACGAGTTCCGGGCGGCGGTGTCGCTGGCTTCGATCTTGCACGATATCGGGAAGATCGCGGTGCCGCAGGCGGTGCTGCACAAGCCGGGCAAGCTGACGCGGCAAGAGTTCGAGCTGGTGAAGACCCACACGTTCATGGGGCGCGAGCTTTTGCACTCCTCGTTCTTGCGGGGCAGCGCAGCCAGGCCGCCTTCGCTTTTCCTGCACGTGGCCATGGACATTACGATGTACCACCACGAGCGGTGGGACGGGAGGGGCTACCCCCTAGGCCTGGCCGGGAGAGACATTCCCGTCGCGGCGCGCGTCGTGGCCATTGCCGACGTGTACGACGCCCTGCGCTCGGCCCGCCCCTACAAGCGGCCGTGGCCGCACGAGGCCGCCGTCGAGTACATTCGTGACCAGCGGGGCAAGCACTTTGACCCCGAGCTGGCGCAGCTGTTCCTGGAGATGAGCGGGGAGTTCGAGAAGGCGTACGAGAGCATGCCCGACACGTAGCAACCGGCGGGCCCGCGAGAGCGCCAAAGGCGAAAAGAAGCGCCGGCGGGAACAGTCGCCGCCGGCGCGTCGTGTTTCTTTACGGGGCGTCAGGAGCGATGCGCCTTTGCTGCCAGCGGCGCACGAGGACGCCGTGCTTAGGCGAGAGCAGGAAGGCCAGGGCGAACAACAGGCCCGCCGCCGTGGCCATAGAGCCGGAAATGGAGACGTCGAGCCACGCGGCCAGGGCGTAGCCCGACAACGCGGCGGCCACGCCGGCGACGACGCTCAGGGCCAGCATGTGCTCCAGCCGGTCGGTGAGCAGGTACGCCGTGGCGCCGGGGGCGATGAGCATCGCGATGGCCAAGATGGCGCCCACACTGTCGAAGGCGGCCACGGTGGTCAGCGACACCAGCGTCATCTGGACATAGTGCAGCAGCGTCACGGGAAAGCCCATGCTGGCCGCCAAGACGGGGTCAAACGCGACCAGCTTGAACTCCTTGAAGAACAGCCCCGTGACCAGCAGCGACAGCGCGAATACGCCGCCCACCATCCAGACGGCCCGCGGGCCCAACTCGACGCCGTTCCACACCAGTACGTCCCACGGAACGTAAGCGATTTCGCCGAACAGCACGTGCTCGGTGTCCAGGTGGACGTCGTCGGCGTAGAGCGTCAGCAGCACGACGCCCAGCGAGAACAAGGCCGTGAACGTGACGCCGATGGCCGCGTCCTCCTGCGCGCCGGCGCGGTGGAACAGCTGCACGAGGAACGTAGTCAGCAGCCCCATGACGGCGGCGCCGGCGAACATCGGCCAAGCGCCGAGGTTGCGGGTCAGCAGGAAGGCCAGCACGACGCCCAGCAGCACCGCGTGGCTGATGGCGTCGCCCAGCAACGCCATGCGGCGCAAGATGAGAAAGCAGCCGATGAAGCCGCAGCTTGCGGCCACGAGGCTGGCGGTGATCATGACCCACAGGTCTTCCATCAACAGCACCGGCATCACTCCTTGCGGCGCGCGTCACAGCGGATGCACCGACGGCGGCACATCGGCTGGCCCGTACAGGTCTTTCAAGCGCCGCTCCAACTCGGCCACCACGTGCGGCGGCAGGAAGTGTTCAATGTCATCGGCGTCGCGGTCCACGTGGTCCACGGCAAAGTCCGCCTCGTACATGAGAAACATCTCCCACAGCCGGTGCCGCCGCACCACGTGCCGCGCCAAAGCCATGCCTTTGTCGGTCAGCCGCAGGGCGCCGCTTGACCGGCCGCCTGCGGCGGGCTCGACCAGCCCTTCGCGCACCGCCCAGCCCAGGCAACGGCGCAGCGTGCGGGGGCGCCAGCCCAGCCGCTCTGCCAGCGCAGGCGCCGTCAGTTCCTCATGCTTCTCCGCCGCCTCGTACAGCTTCCGCAGCAAGTTCTCCTGCGCGACCCGCCGCTGCACCCGCCGCTGCTGCAGCGCTTTGTGCAGCAAGCCTTTGCGCGCGCCGAAGGCCAAAGACACGACGAAGAACGCCGTCGCCACCAGGACGATGAGCGGGCCCGTGGACAGCTTGGGGCCGGCCAGGCTCAGCAGGGTGCCCGCCGCGCCCGACAAGCCGCCGAGGGCCCCGGACAAGATCACCATGACGTCAAGCCGGTCGGTCCAGTACCGGGCCGCGGCGGCCGGCGTAATGAGCAGCGCCGCCATCAGCACGACGCCGACCGCTTGCAGGCCGATGGCGATGCCGGCAACGATCATGAGCATCAGGAGCCGATCCAGCATCCGGACCGGCAAGCCCAAGCCTTCCGCGAAGTCCGGGTCAAAACAGAGCAGCTTGAATTCCTTGAACAACAGCCACACCAGCAGCGTCAGCGCCAGCGCCGCGCCGCCGATGATCTTGACGTCGCCGCCCACGAGGGAGGCCGCCTGGCCGAACAAGAAGCGGTCGAGGCCGGACTGGCCGGCGTGGCCGCTGCGGGCGATGTGGGTCAGCAGCACCGCACCGAAGCCGAAGAACACCGCCAGGACCAGCGCCTGTGCCGTGTCTTCCTTGATGCGGGAACGCCGCACGATGGCATCCACGCACCACGTGCCCGCCAAGCCGGCCAGGACGGCGCCGATGAGCAGCGGGCCTACCGAACGGGTTTGGGTCAGCATGAAGGCCAGGCAGACGCCGGGCAAGGCGGCGTGGGCCAAGACGTCCCCCATAAGGCTGCGGCGGCGCAGCAGGGCAAAGCTGCCCAAGATGCCGCTGCTGACGCCCAGGAAGAAGGTGCCGCCCAGCACCCACCGCACGTTGGCGTCGCGGAGAAGGTCCAGCAGCGCGTTCATCGCGCGTCCAGCTCCCCGCCGGGCGCGTGGGACGCGGCCGGCGCCAGCGGCACCGGGGACGCCTGCTCGAGGGCGTGGGCCGCCTGCGCCAAGACCGTCAGCCGGCCGCCGTACGTCTTGCGCAGGTTGTCCTCGGTGAACGTGGTTTCGGTGGGGCCGGCGGCGATGAGGCGCATGTTCAGCAGGACGACCCAGTCGAAATACTCCGGCACGGTTTGCAGGTCGTGGTGGACGACCAGCACCGTCTTGCCCTCGCGCTGCAGCCGGCGCAGCAGCTCGACGATGGACCGCTCCGTCGTCGCGTCCACGCCGGCGAACGGCTCATCCATCAAATAGATGTCGGCGTCTTGGGCCAGGGCGCGGGCCAGGAATACCCGCTGCTGCTGGCCGCCCGAGAGCTGGCTGATTTGCCGGTGGGCATAGTCGGCCATGCCCACCAGCTCCAGGCACGCCAGCGCCGCCTCCCGGTCGGCTTTGGACGGGCGGCGGAACAGACCCAGCCGGCCGTAGCGGCCCATGAGGACCACGTCCAGGGCGTCGGTGGGAAAGTCCCAGTCCACCGATTCGCGCTGGGGCACGTAGGCGACCCGGTGGCGCTGGGTGGCGGCGGGCTGGCCGAAAATCTTAATCCAGCCCGAGGCGGCGGGCACCAGCTGCAAGATGGCTTTCAGCAGCGTGGACTTGCCCGCGCCGTTGGGGCCCACGAGGCCGATGAGCTGGCCTTTGGGCAGGGCAAAGTCGACGCCCCACAGCACGGGCTTCTTGCGATAGGCGACCGTCAAATCGTGGACTTCGACGGCGATCTCTTCGCCTGTCATGCGCGATCCCACCTTTGCCGTCCGCCGATGCCGCCCGGGGGCGCCGCGCCGTCAGCGCAGCGCCGACGTAATCAGCTGGACGTTGTAGCGAATCATGCCGACGTACGTGCCTTCAGGCGTGCCGGCGGCGCCCAGCGAGTCGGAGTACAGCTGGCCGCCCAGCTCCACTTGGTGCCCCCGGGCGCGGGCGCCTTCCACCACGGCTTGGATGCCCCGGGGCGAGACGCTGGTCTCGACGAAGACGACGCCGATGTTCCGCTCCACCAGCAGGTCCACCAGCCGGCGCACGTCGGCGAGGCCGTACTCGGCCTCGGTGCTGATGCCCTGCAGCGCCACCACTTCGATGCCGTAGCGAGCGCCAAGGTATTCGAAGGCGTCGTGGGCCGTCACCAGCACCCGCCGCTCCGCGGGTACGGCCGCGAAGGCCGCCGCGACTTCTTCATCCAGCGCCCGCAGCTCCT from Bacillota bacterium includes these protein-coding regions:
- a CDS encoding phospholipase, with translation MLELAAGKARCAAVADETGGNAQRPAPESGASAETDKYKKLGLVLSGGGARGAYQIGVWKAMREAGLDRRVCAVAGTSIGALNAALFLQGDLPRAEQAWLSVQPHQALTWDPKRTLRQLLERFYAAPRGWLHELSRVGLFSRSGLNELIDQFLDLEAVSKSPVAAWVACRRLNPAFVPSSPWDFAAAGPVKYFRLNYEPPERIRSYLLASSAIPFVFGAEMIDGFEYVDGGIGFPAEKTPVKPVYDYGCDLILVVYTEQTQKINAGRFPNARIVEISPGRFLGGARGTFDFAQESIRQRMALGYADAKPVVEALLPLLEPETAAHPPKAAPRGALRRLGALLRNGRERVRARRAPKAPRSKRETS
- a CDS encoding manganese ABC transporter ATP-binding protein, coding for MTGEEIAVEVHDLTVAYRKKPVLWGVDFALPKGQLIGLVGPNGAGKSTLLKAILQLVPAASGWIKIFGQPAATQRHRVAYVPQRESVDWDFPTDALDVVLMGRYGRLGLFRRPSKADREAALACLELVGMADYAHRQISQLSGGQQQRVFLARALAQDADIYLMDEPFAGVDATTERSIVELLRRLQREGKTVLVVHHDLQTVPEYFDWVVLLNMRLIAAGPTETTFTEDNLRKTYGGRLTVLAQAAHALEQASPVPLAPAASHAPGGELDAR
- a CDS encoding iron ABC transporter — translated: MEDLWVMITASLVAASCGFIGCFLILRRMALLGDAISHAVLLGVVLAFLLTRNLGAWPMFAGAAVMGLLTTFLVQLFHRAGAQEDAAIGVTFTALFSLGVVLLTLYADDVHLDTEHVLFGEIAYVPWDVLVWNGVELGPRAVWMVGGVFALSLLVTGLFFKEFKLVAFDPVLAASMGFPVTLLHYVQMTLVSLTTVAAFDSVGAILAIAMLIAPGATAYLLTDRLEHMLALSVVAGVAAALSGYALAAWLDVSISGSMATAAGLLFALAFLLSPKHGVLVRRWQQRRIAPDAP
- a CDS encoding manganese ABC transporter permease, with the protein product MNALLDLLRDANVRWVLGGTFFLGVSSGILGSFALLRRRSLMGDVLAHAALPGVCLAFMLTQTRSVGPLLIGAVLAGLAGTWCVDAIVRRSRIKEDTAQALVLAVFFGFGAVLLTHIARSGHAGQSGLDRFLFGQAASLVGGDVKIIGGAALALTLLVWLLFKEFKLLCFDPDFAEGLGLPVRMLDRLLMLMIVAGIAIGLQAVGVVLMAALLITPAAAARYWTDRLDVMVILSGALGGLSGAAGTLLSLAGPKLSTGPLIVLVATAFFVVSLAFGARKGLLHKALQQRRVQRRVAQENLLRKLYEAAEKHEELTAPALAERLGWRPRTLRRCLGWAVREGLVEPAAGGRSSGALRLTDKGMALARHVVRRHRLWEMFLMYEADFAVDHVDRDADDIEHFLPPHVVAELERRLKDLYGPADVPPSVHPL
- a CDS encoding sugar ABC transporter ATP-binding protein, yielding MAEIRLRGLTKKFGNVTAVDGIDLEIREGELLALLGPSGCGKTTCLLMLAGIYKPTAGEILFDDVVVNDVPPKARNVGLVFQSYALYPHMTVYDNIAFPLRLRGLPKSEIDRRVRDVAKLVQIDDLLDRRPGQLSGGQQQRVALCRALVREPAVLLLDEPLSNLDARLRIETRSEIKRLQAELGITTVLVTHDQIEAMTMADRIAVMRAGRIEQLSEPEELYARPANVFVASFIGDPPMNLLRLEWMVSEGRPRLVSAGGFVLPLPARFRRALERASGRRVVLGIRPEHVEVAPEPGDGALRGTVQMTEVLGRDVLVTVRCRDQVIRALVPGRSRFAAGHAVWIKLPPAALHLFDAETERRLEEEEGAASDLAVAGQAQGA
- a CDS encoding carbohydrate ABC transporter permease translates to MKSTAEQACAARRRFAVSPSVAARERRKKALAAFLLYAFLIVTVLPIVAGYGWLLLNSFSTTLVHGVLPEQLTLKNWRFLVEPPSRFYPDLWRTTWNTLALAVGTTVTVVAVATPAAYALSRLKFPGRGAVLGLTLVLHAFPGVTLLIATYYVLRVLGLLNSIAGVFLVKAALMLPLAIWVLKGFYDNIPWDVEMSALIDGASRFQAWLRVMLPQVTPGIASVAILSFLYGWSEYIYVITFIQDKEAWTLASYINTIVGDFRSLDYGLLSATALFYIAPVLLFFLVAQKYLLKAAAGGSKGGM